CCAGGTCCCTCCAGCTCTCACAACAGCAGTCCTCCACCCCCATCTGAGAAAGCCCTCCCTCCACCCCGAAATCCCTGCTCACCACAGGCCTGTTTCAAATCTACCTTTCCTCTCCAAGGTACCAGAAAAGGTGGCTGCAGCCCAACTACATCCTTATCTTCAGAGCCATCACTTATACGAAACATTTCAGTCTGGTTTCCGCTctgcacagagacagctctggtccACGTCATGGAGGATCTGCTCATGGCTGTGGACCAGGGCTCGCCACCCCTCCTCCTGGTACTGGACCTGTCAGCTGCCTTCGATACCGTGGACCACGCCGTTCTGCTCCATCGCCTCCAGTCAGCGATCGCTATCACTGGAACCACTTTCAACTGGTTCCAATCCTCCCTCACCGACAGAACAGAACATGTGCAACTCGGCAAATCCAAGTCCCTCCCCCATTCTGCGAGCTGTGGTGTACCACAAGGCTCAGTTCTTGGTCCGACCCTCTTCtccatatacatgcttccccttggtcACATCATTCAAAAACATAATGTCTGATTCCACTGCTGCGCCGACGACACTCAGTTATACATAAAACTGACTCCGCCCTCCCCTCAGCTCTGCCACCAGCTCTCTGTCTGCCTGAGGAGATGAGGACATGGATGTCCGAGAAGTTTCTTCAGCTGAACAGCAGTAAAACAGAAGCCATCCTGGTTGGACCACACATCAGACTCGGTCCCTCCCCCTCAGCAGTCTCCCCATCTTTGGTCATAACATCTCCCTGTCATCCTGTTAAAAATCTTGGAGTCACCTTTGACCCTCAGCTCACATTTGAAACCCACATCCGCcacctctgtaaaatctcttCCTTCCACCTCTAAAACCTCGCcaaactccgcccctccctctcccagccAGACGCTGAGAGGCTGGTCCATggcttcatctcctccaggctggattaCTGCGACgccctcctcgtcgggatccctGGCAGGAgtctgcagaagctgcagcacattcagaactgtgctgccgGATCCTGACCAGGAGGCGCGAATTCAATCACATCACGCCGATACTCAAAACTCTCCCCTGGCTGCCGATTCAACCCAGAACCCACTACGAAGTCGCCTCCAGGCTCACCAGAGCCGACATGGAACTGCTGACCCCCCACACCGCCACACCAAGcctccgcccctcctcctcctcctcctcctgcctccatcacCCCCGGACTAAACTCTCCACCCTGGGAGGCGGGGCCTCCAGGCAGCGGCCCCCCGGCTGTGGAACGCTGTCCCCGAGACCCTGAGGGGCCACAGAGTGGAAACCTTCAAAAAAGGCCTGAAGACTTTCTGATCCTCCCTGTTCCATCATCCTGACCTTGAAGTTTTAAAGtgttatttttgttctgttttgtcctgtttttttgCCTTTGACAATAGTTTTTAATCTCGCTCTGTAGAGCTTTgagatttcatttgaaatgtaaagcgcaagacaaataaaatttattattatcattattattattgttataattattattattattattattattattattattattattattattattagtagtagtagtagtagtattatAAGTATTTGGACCCCGTTTGTAGTCCTGAATCTGAATGTGGATCAATGCTTGAACCTCCtatctgggtctgggtctggaatCTGGACCTGGATATTATCCTAAATcctgagctggacctggacctggacctggattTAAAATTGAAGTTGGACCAACAAAGAGACTAACTACTTGGGACCTGGATCTGGATTTGATCCTCatgtctggacctggactgaaATTGGCCACTTGGTTCCTTGACTTGATTCaagaacctggactgggttcCAGGGACGAGGATGTGACCCCTTGACTTGGACCCAGTACTGAGACCAGCTGCTTGATACCTGGACCTGAACTAGGGTTGGACCTGGACCCTGTATTAGGACCTGGTTCCCGGTGTGTGGGCGAGGCCCCGGTGTGTGGGCGTGGCCCCGgtgtgtgggcggggcctcaccTGGGCGTGTACTCCAGGTGGGAGTGGATCTGGTAGTACCAGTCGGCGTTGGCCATCCGCTCAGTGGACGTGACGTCCTCCGTGACTTCCTGTCCGTCCCTCAGCCAGCCCACCTGGATGTCTTCGGGGTAGAAGTCGTAGACGCTGCAGACCAACAAGCGGCGGCCGCCGCTGTCACGAGTCTCAGAGTGGATCCTCACGTAGGGCGCAACTGGAACCACAACCACCAGCAGAACCGGCAGGATCAGACAAGACCAGGAACCGTTCAGACCGACTGGAAGAGAACCTGAGTCTGTTTGAGGACTGGAACCTGGAACCGGTTTGAGTCTGAACAACAAAGGAGGAACCTGAACAGAACCTGGATTCATCTTCACTGAGCAGAGAACAGCTGCTGGTTCTACTGTGGAGgttctccagtctgaccaccagggggagcctgAGG
The nucleotide sequence above comes from Salarias fasciatus chromosome 3, fSalaFa1.1, whole genome shotgun sequence. Encoded proteins:
- the LOC115409139 gene encoding rano class II histocompatibility antigen, A beta chain-like isoform X2, which encodes MNPVAPYVRIHSETRDSGGRRLLVCSVYDFYPEDIQVGWLRDGQEVTEDVTSTERMANADWYYQIHSHLEYTPRSGEKISCVVHHASLKDPLITHWDPSLPESERNKIIIGASGLTLGLVLSLAGFIYYKRKAQGRSLVPSS